CCCGGCCAGCAATCGACTCCCCAGGCCCGGCGGCTCTTTCAGGCAGTCCTCCCAGCCGACCTCGGCCGCCTTCCTCCGTCGCTTCCTCCACCGCTTCCGCCGACCAGCCCCGCCGACAACCCCACCGCCGGCTCACCAACCAGCCTCGGAGGCGCGAACCGGAGCTGCCCTGCTAACTCTCCAACTGCTCGTTGAGCTTGGTGCGGAGCCGGAGGACCGCGCGGGTGTGGAGTTGGCAGACGCGGGACTCGGTCACGCCCAGGACCTTGCCGATCTCGGCCAGGGTCAGGTTCTCGAAGTAGTAAAGGGTGACCACGACGCGGTCGCGTTCGGCGAGTTGGGCGATGGCGTCGGCCAGTTGGCGGCGGCTGTCCTGGTCGACGAGCGTGGCGATCGGGTCCTCGGCGCCCTCGTCGGGCAGGGACTCGGCCAGTGACGAGCCCGCGCCGCCCGCGCTGCGGCCCGCCGCGATCAGCTCGTCGAGGGCCACGACGCTGGTCAGCTGGAGCTGGGCGTAGAGCTCGCGCAGCTCACCGAGGCCGATCTTCAGCTCGGCGGCCAGTTCGCGGTCGGTCGGGGTGCGCTGGAGGCGGGCGCCGAGGCGTTCGAGGGCGCGCTCGACGTCGCGGGCCCGGCTGCGGACCGAGCGCGGCACCCAGTCCTGCGAGCGGAGGTCGTCGAGGATGGCGCCCCTGATGCGCTGCATGGCGTAGGTCTCGAACTTCAGGCCGCGCTCGGGCTCGAACTTCTCGATCGCGTCGACCAGGCCGAAGATGCCCGACTGGATCAGGTCGGCCACGTCGACGTGCGCGGGCAGGCCGGTACCGACGCGGCCCGCGACGTACTTGACCAGCGGGGCGTAGTGGAGCACGAGGCGATCGCGCACGGTCTGGTCCTTGGACTCGCCGTAGGTGTGCCAGAGCGCGATGATGCCGGCTTCCACGTCGTCGGCGGTACGCGATTCGGCGGCCGGGTGCGCCGGTCTGCCGGCACCGCCCGCACTGCCGCCGCTGTCCGCGGTGTGCTCGCCGACACCACCGGCACTGCCGCCGCTGTCCGCGGTGTGCTCGCCGACACCACCGGCACTGCCGCCACTGTCCGCGGTGTGCTCGCCGCCGCTGTCCACGGTGTGCCCGTTTCGGGGCGGCTCGTCGTCGACGTGGTGACCGTTCACCCCGGCCGGGGTGTTCGCCTCCGACGAGGTCCCGACGTTCGCGGCGGAGGGAGAGGTCACGGTTGCGGTCCGCGAACCTCCCCCTGCTACGTCAGGAACGGGGGTGGGTTCGGTCATGGATCGCCTTCAGCCGTTCGACGGTGACGTGGGTGTAGAGCTGAGTCGTTGCGAGCGTAGCGTGACCAAGGAGCTCTTGGACGGTGCGCAGGTCCGCTCCCCCTTCCAACAGGTGCGTGGCCGCCGAGTGGCGCAGGCCGTGGGGCCCGGTGTCGATCCCGTCGGGGAGCGCGCCCACCACGTCGTGGACGATCTTCCTGGCGGTGCGCGGGTCGAGCCGCCCGCCGCGCGCGCCGAGCAGCAGTGCCCGGTGTGAACGGTCGCTGACCAGCGCCGATCGTCCGTGTTCCACCCAGCGACGTACCGCGCGTTCGGCCGGAACGCCGAACGGCACCACACGTTCGCGGCTGCCCTTGCCCAGAACCCGAATCACCCTTTGGGAGTAGTCCACGTCGTCGAGGTCGAGACCGCACAACTCCGCGACTCGCACACCCGTCGCGTACAGCAACTCCACCACGGCCTGGTCACGCAGCGCAACCGGATCTCCCTGTTCCGCGCCTACTTCGGCAGCCGCCATCGCGGCGCGGGCCTGCTCCGGGCGCAGCACCTGGGGCAGCGTCCGGTGCGGGCGGGGCGCGGCCAGCCGCGGGCCCGGGTCGTCGGCGAGCAGGCCGGTGCGGGCTGCCCACGCGGTGAACGCCCGGGCGGAGGCCGCGCGCCGCGCCAGCGTCGTGCGGCTCGCGCCGGCCGAGTGCTGCGCGGCCAGCCAGGAACGGAGCCCGGGCAGGTCGACTGACTCCACCGCGGCGTGCTCGGGCGCGCCGGCGGCCAGGTGGACCAGCAGGGCCACCACGTCACCCAGGTAAGCGCGAACCGTGTGCGGGGATAACGCGCGCTCGGAGGCGAGGTGGCGCTCGTAGCCGTCCAGCGCCGCCTTGACGTCGGCAGGCAGCCCGCGACGGAGGCGCGCGAGATCCGCTCTCGGTGTCCGAGCGGGCGGCTGCGGGGACATAGTCCCTGACGCTGCGCCCTCAAGCGCACTTGGTCAAGTATCGCCACGCCAACTCGCCTCCTGGGAGCGCTTCCAACCTGTTTCCGCGCGCTGGGCCAGACCGGCCAGTTCGAGTTCCGGCAGCAGAGCGCGCACCCGCGTGAGCTCGACACCCGACTCGACCGAGATCGCCTCCGGGCTGCACCCCGACGACAGGCCCAACGCTTCGAAGACCCGCATCGCGTCGCCCTGCGGCGCACCGACGTCGGTGTTGCGCGTCGCCTCGACCAGGTCGACGCCGAGCCGCCCGGTGGATTCGAGGATCTCGGCGACGTTGGTGACCGGCAGGGCCTCGCCGGACCGCAGCAGCTCGTGGCAGCCCAGCGAGCTGACCGAGGTGACCGGCCCCGGCACCGCCATGAGCACCCGCCCGAGCGCCGAGGTGGACGCGGCCGTGTTCTTGGCCCCGCTGCGCCGCCCCGCCTCGACCACCACCGTGCCCTCGGCCAGCGCGGCGTTCTCTGAGGGTCGTCACCCTGTGGTGTGACGTTGCATTGAGTTTCCGAGGTGTCGGCACCACAGCGGTTCTGTGGGGGTGTAGCTCTGTGGCTCCTTGTTGCTGATCGAGAAGGAGTAGAGGCAAGGGTGCGAGCGTTTCGAGTGCGGATGCCGTCAGGTAGCCGGTACTGGACGGTGATCGACGACGAGTTGCACGTCATGTCGGTGGCCGATCGGTTCCTGCGGGAGCTGCGGTTCGGGCGGGACCGGGCCGAGTCGACCAGCGAGGCGTACGCCCGTGGAGTCGCGTTGTTCCTGTGCTGGTGTGTGCGGACCGGTCGGGACTGGACGACGGCGGCGGCCGAGATGGGCCTGTTCATGACCTGGCTGAAGTACACCCCGACAGGCGACGGTCAAGTGGTTATCGGTCCCGGTGCGGCACCGGTACGTGGTGAAGCTCGAATCAATGCGGTGCTGGTGGCCGTGCGGGCGTTTCTGTCGTTCGCCGTGGTCAACGGACAAGCCCCGCAGTGGGTTCTCGGGGCGATCTACGAACTGGCGGACACCCGTGATCTGCCGCTGGAAACCCAGAGCGAGGACGGTGGGCTGTTCTACCGACTGCGCGCCCGGCACAGTTTGAAAGAGCCAGAGACCGCGATGGACCGGGCCAGCGATGAGGAGATCGTTGCGCTGTTCATGGCATGTCGTTCGGCACGGGACCGATTGATCGTGTTGCTGCTGTCACGTGTGGGTCTGCGCAGGAGCCAGACCGTAGGGCTACGTCGCAGCGACCTTCATCTGTTGCCCGATAACCGGTCGCTGGGCTGCGACGTGGAGGGAGCCCATCTTCATGTGACTCGGCGAGAGAATGCCAACGGAGCGTGGTCGAAGTCGCGGCGCTCGTACTCGGTACCGGCGGATTTCCTTGTGGTGCAGGCCATCGACCAGTATCTGCTTGAGCGCCATCAGTGCCCGGAGGCTTCCAACAGCGACTTCCTGCTGGTGAACTTGTTCCGGCCACCGCTGGGCGAGCCGATGCCCCCTGGCGCGGTAAATGAGCTGTTCAAGGCACTGTGCGCCCGTGCCGGTCTGGCCAGGTCCGTCACGCCGCACATGTGCCGTCACACCTTCGGCAGCAACCTCGCCGACTCTGGCGCGCTGCTGGATGAAATTCAACATCTGATGGGCCACGCCAGCCCCACCTCGTCGCAGCCTTACCTGCATCCTTCGGTGTCGCGACTGCGCCAGGCCGTCGACCGGGTACCCACTCCCCGCGTGCTAGCTGAGGGAGTTTCTCGGTGATCAGCAGCATCACAGCACACCTTGTCGACCCCCGCACCGAGAGCGCCGAGGGTGCGGAAATCTGGGCCGCGATCGAGCCGGAAAGCCTGAAGATCCTGGGCTGGGACCATCAGCGCAGGGTGCTGGTCTTCCCTGTCGGACACCCGTTGCTGGGATGGAGGGCGTGCAGGGTGACCGGGTGCCACAACGATGGCCGATCCGCGTTGCAGTTGTGCCCCTCGTGCGGACGCCGTTGGCAGGCCGTTGTGGGTACGGACTTCGACACATTCCTGGCGACGCCCAAGCCTGTGATGCGGTGCATCGGGGTGGCACCGTGCGCAGTGGAAGGATGTAAACGCCCGGCGAAGACCACACGGACGCGCCTGTGCGTTACCCACGAGTACCAGAAGGCTTTTCGGCTGAAGCTGCCGCTGGAGCAATTTCTCACACACCCCGAGGTGGTTCCCCTCTCCGCGTTCGGACCCTGCGAAGTCGCGGCCTGCACCCGTGACCGCACGGGCAAAGGTCCGTACTGCCAGCAGCACGCCCAGCGCCATAAACTGCTCAAGAGAGAACCGGCTTTCGACGTCGACCACTGGCGGCGGACGGCCTCGGCCGTCTCCGAGGGCAGCGAGGTCAGTCTGCGCGGCCTGCCGGATCGGGTTGCGGCCGAAGTGATCTACGGCATCCAGCATCGGACCAAGCACGATGTCAAGACCAAGTACCTCATGGTCCGTCCAGCGTGTGACTATCTCCGAGAGGCGGAGGTGTCGACGGTGGAGGATCTTCCGCTTGACACGCTGCCCCGGACCGTCCGGGTGTTCCTGACGTCCGTCGTGAAGGCCCTGCGACGCCGGAGGTCGACGCCGGAAAGCGAGCGCCACAACGACGTATGGGATCTGTACGCCTTTGGCCAGTCCGGGAATCTCACGTTCACCGGGATCACACAGCAGTGGCTCCGAGAGGCAGTCAAACGGTGGGCTTTCAATGATCTTCCGAGGCGGCGCGGCAGCAACGTCAGCAACGTCGTGCAGCAGAAGATCAACTCGGTAGTCCGGCTGTCGGAGAGTCTGCGGCTTCAGCGAGAAGACCACGGTGGAGATCTCGCCGCGCTGAGCCGCCACGACATCACGGCATTCCTCAACCGCCTGGCCTACCTGCAAGACCAGGGCGAGATCAGCGGCTACACGCGCCTCGCGTTGTGTCGCTCGGCTCGGCAGGTGCTGGGCGGGATACATGGTCTGGGCCTGACCGACGCAGGCAACCTCCTGCACGGGCTTCCCAGCAGTTTCATGATCAGTCTCGACGACCTGCCCGACGAGCCAGAGGACAGCGAGGCGGGGAAGGACCTGCCCGCGGAAGTGATGCAGCACCTGTGCTCCCACCTCGACGGGCTGGAGGAAATGACCAGTGCTGACCTGCGGTTCTCTGTCGAACTACTGATCGACACCGGCAGGCGCCCAGATGAGATTGCCAAACTCTGGCTGGACTGCTTGGAGCGCGATCAGGACGGCAAGCCCGTCCTGATCTATGACAACCACAAGACCAACCGGAAGGGGCGGCGACTGCCGATCCCCGAGGCCACCGCTGCGGTCATCGTCGCCCAGCAAGAACGCGTCCGGGCACGTTACCCAGACACCCCGGCGAGCCAGCTCAGACTGTTCCCGAGCACATCCCGGAACCCGGCGGGGAACAGGCCGGTCAGCGATGACTGGATCACTGACCGGCACCGCCGCTGGGTTACCAGCCTGCCTGACATCCACGTGCCCACGATGGTGCAAGAGGGCGGCACGCAGGTGACCAAGATGCTGCCGTTCGATAAGGCAAAGATCTTTCCCTACGCCTACCGCCACAGCTACGCCCAGCGGCACGCCGACGCCGGGGTGGATGTTACGGTCCTGAAGGGCCTGATGGATCACCGCCAGATCACCACTACAGAACGTTACTACCGGGTCGGCGAGCATCGACGTCGAGAAGCGGTTGAACGGGTCGTGGTGATGCAGTTCGACCGACACGGCAACCGAGTCTGGCGGCAGGCCAAGGCGCTGCTGGACTCCGAGCACCTCCGACGCGCGGTCGGTGAGGTCGCCGTTCCCTACGGCGGCTGCTCCGAGCCGTCCAACGTCGCGGCTGGAGGACAGGACTGCCCGCTGCGGTTCCGCTGTGTCGGATGCGGGCACTTCAGCACCGACATCTCCTACCTGCCCGACCTTGAGCACTATCTCGCCGATCTGTTGCGGCACAGGGAGCGTCTTGCGGCGGCACTGGACGCCGACGAGTGGGCGAAGACCGAAGCCGTGCCCTCCGACGAGGAGATCAGGCGCATCCGCCGACTGGTCGACCGGATGAAGGGCGACCTGAACGACTTGTCGGAGGAGGAGCGCGCTCAAATCGAGGAAGCCATCGCGATCGTCCGCCGAGGGCGAGGCAAGATCGTCGGCTTGGGCCTTCCTCGTGTCCGCCAGCCCCTACCCGACCTGCGACCGGAGCGCACCGCATGACCACCGACAATTCGATGATCGAAGGACGGCGGGCGGATTCGGCCCGCCGTCGCCAGCGGGTCATCAAGGCCATCAACGCTGCCAGCACCAGCGGCGGGGAACTGAGCGTGTCGGCGATCGCTCGCGCCGCGGCCGTCGACCGCACGTTCATCTATCGACACCCCGACCTGCTCGGTCAAGTCCGCACCGCCCAAAGCAACCCTGCGGCGGCCGACGGCACCGGCCCCGTGGTGAGCCGAGCCTCCCTGCAAGCAGACCTCGCCAACGCGCACGGCCAGATCAATCGGCAAGCCGCCCGCATACGACAGTTGGAGAACAAGCTGTCGGAGATGCTGGGCGAGCACGCCTGGCGCGAGTCCGGCCTCGGCGCGCCCGCCGACATCGATCAGCTCCAGCGCCGGATCACCGGGCT
This portion of the Saccharothrix syringae genome encodes:
- a CDS encoding FliA/WhiG family RNA polymerase sigma factor; protein product: MDSGGEHTADSGGSAGGVGEHTADSGGSAGGVGEHTADSGGSAGGAGRPAHPAAESRTADDVEAGIIALWHTYGESKDQTVRDRLVLHYAPLVKYVAGRVGTGLPAHVDVADLIQSGIFGLVDAIEKFEPERGLKFETYAMQRIRGAILDDLRSQDWVPRSVRSRARDVERALERLGARLQRTPTDRELAAELKIGLGELRELYAQLQLTSVVALDELIAAGRSAGGAGSSLAESLPDEGAEDPIATLVDQDSRRQLADAIAQLAERDRVVVTLYYFENLTLAEIGKVLGVTESRVCQLHTRAVLRLRTKLNEQLES
- a CDS encoding DUF6262 family protein yields the protein MTTDNSMIEGRRADSARRRQRVIKAINAASTSGGELSVSAIARAAAVDRTFIYRHPDLLGQVRTAQSNPAAADGTGPVVSRASLQADLANAHGQINRQAARIRQLENKLSEMLGEHAWRESGLGAPADIDQLQRRITGLEQEVVMLKGRLEEQGQDLDAARAANRELMSRLNRNG
- a CDS encoding tyrosine-type recombinase/integrase, which gives rise to MISSITAHLVDPRTESAEGAEIWAAIEPESLKILGWDHQRRVLVFPVGHPLLGWRACRVTGCHNDGRSALQLCPSCGRRWQAVVGTDFDTFLATPKPVMRCIGVAPCAVEGCKRPAKTTRTRLCVTHEYQKAFRLKLPLEQFLTHPEVVPLSAFGPCEVAACTRDRTGKGPYCQQHAQRHKLLKREPAFDVDHWRRTASAVSEGSEVSLRGLPDRVAAEVIYGIQHRTKHDVKTKYLMVRPACDYLREAEVSTVEDLPLDTLPRTVRVFLTSVVKALRRRRSTPESERHNDVWDLYAFGQSGNLTFTGITQQWLREAVKRWAFNDLPRRRGSNVSNVVQQKINSVVRLSESLRLQREDHGGDLAALSRHDITAFLNRLAYLQDQGEISGYTRLALCRSARQVLGGIHGLGLTDAGNLLHGLPSSFMISLDDLPDEPEDSEAGKDLPAEVMQHLCSHLDGLEEMTSADLRFSVELLIDTGRRPDEIAKLWLDCLERDQDGKPVLIYDNHKTNRKGRRLPIPEATAAVIVAQQERVRARYPDTPASQLRLFPSTSRNPAGNRPVSDDWITDRHRRWVTSLPDIHVPTMVQEGGTQVTKMLPFDKAKIFPYAYRHSYAQRHADAGVDVTVLKGLMDHRQITTTERYYRVGEHRRREAVERVVVMQFDRHGNRVWRQAKALLDSEHLRRAVGEVAVPYGGCSEPSNVAAGGQDCPLRFRCVGCGHFSTDISYLPDLEHYLADLLRHRERLAAALDADEWAKTEAVPSDEEIRRIRRLVDRMKGDLNDLSEEERAQIEEAIAIVRRGRGKIVGLGLPRVRQPLPDLRPERTA
- a CDS encoding tyrosine-type recombinase/integrase; this translates as MIDDELHVMSVADRFLRELRFGRDRAESTSEAYARGVALFLCWCVRTGRDWTTAAAEMGLFMTWLKYTPTGDGQVVIGPGAAPVRGEARINAVLVAVRAFLSFAVVNGQAPQWVLGAIYELADTRDLPLETQSEDGGLFYRLRARHSLKEPETAMDRASDEEIVALFMACRSARDRLIVLLLSRVGLRRSQTVGLRRSDLHLLPDNRSLGCDVEGAHLHVTRRENANGAWSKSRRSYSVPADFLVVQAIDQYLLERHQCPEASNSDFLLVNLFRPPLGEPMPPGAVNELFKALCARAGLARSVTPHMCRHTFGSNLADSGALLDEIQHLMGHASPTSSQPYLHPSVSRLRQAVDRVPTPRVLAEGVSR
- a CDS encoding DNA-processing protein DprA: MVVEAGRRSGAKNTAASTSALGRVLMAVPGPVTSVSSLGCHELLRSGEALPVTNVAEILESTGRLGVDLVEATRNTDVGAPQGDAMRVFEALGLSSGCSPEAISVESGVELTRVRALLPELELAGLAQRAETGWKRSQEASWRGDT
- a CDS encoding tyrosine recombinase XerC, with the protein product MSPQPPARTPRADLARLRRGLPADVKAALDGYERHLASERALSPHTVRAYLGDVVALLVHLAAGAPEHAAVESVDLPGLRSWLAAQHSAGASRTTLARRAASARAFTAWAARTGLLADDPGPRLAAPRPHRTLPQVLRPEQARAAMAAAEVGAEQGDPVALRDQAVVELLYATGVRVAELCGLDLDDVDYSQRVIRVLGKGSRERVVPFGVPAERAVRRWVEHGRSALVSDRSHRALLLGARGGRLDPRTARKIVHDVVGALPDGIDTGPHGLRHSAATHLLEGGADLRTVQELLGHATLATTQLYTHVTVERLKAIHDRTHPRS